A stretch of the Capsicum annuum cultivar UCD-10X-F1 chromosome 10, UCD10Xv1.1, whole genome shotgun sequence genome encodes the following:
- the LOC107845137 gene encoding protein RADIALIS-like 3 codes for MATNWTTKQNKKFEEALVMYDKDNNGEKWHNIARHVGGKSVEEVRRHYDLLLRDITQIENGQVPLPNYRNASESNSRGYANEQRLLKNLKLQ; via the exons ATGGCAACAAATTggacaacaaaacaaaacaaaaagtttGAGGAGGCATTGGTTATGTATGACAAGGACAATAATGGAGAGAAATGGCATAATATAGCTAGACATGTTGGTGGCAAATCAGTTGAGGAAGTTAGAAGGCATTATGATCTTTTGCTAAGGGATATTACACAAATTGAAAATGGTCAAGTCCCTTTGCCAAACTATAGGAATGCTTCTGAAAGCAATTCTAGAGGATATGCTAATGAACAAAG GCTTTTGAAGAATCTAAAGCTACAGTGA